A genomic region of Thermomicrobiales bacterium contains the following coding sequences:
- a CDS encoding DUF1192 domain-containing protein: protein MKNDPSYDRLLLLDRLEELREDMVELNVRSIEDLEARIAALEAEIADADVGRVHEPV from the coding sequence ATGAAGAATGATCCGTCCTACGACCGCCTGCTGTTGCTCGACCGGCTCGAAGAGCTGCGCGAGGATATGGTCGAACTGAACGTCCGTAGTATCGAAGACCTGGAGGCTCGCATTGCTGCGCTAGAAGCGGAGATTGCCGACGCCGACGTCGGGCGAGTCCATGAGCCTGTTTGA
- a CDS encoding L-threonylcarbamoyladenylate synthase: protein MSARPADESDVGNGAADPRIADALEALESGGVIAIPTDTVYGLAASLHRRDALRRIYAIKGRSGDKALPILVAGPADVARFSPDISDAVRVLADAFWPGALTIVVPANEDVPTEVTRGGDTVGLRMPDHPLALAVIRAAGGALAVTSANRSGGPEARTAEEVRERLGDRVAFVVDGGRSGDGPASTVVDATAAKFKVLRRGAISERDILRALQAAGIDDA, encoded by the coding sequence ATGTCCGCTCGTCCAGCCGATGAATCAGACGTTGGGAATGGCGCTGCTGACCCCCGCATTGCAGATGCGCTCGAAGCGCTCGAGAGCGGCGGCGTCATCGCGATACCGACCGATACGGTGTACGGGCTGGCTGCGTCGCTGCATCGACGCGACGCGCTGCGCCGGATCTACGCCATCAAAGGTCGCTCCGGGGATAAGGCGTTACCAATCCTCGTCGCCGGACCGGCCGACGTTGCCCGGTTTTCGCCTGACATATCGGATGCTGTTCGTGTGCTTGCTGATGCATTCTGGCCCGGCGCGTTGACGATCGTCGTGCCGGCCAACGAGGACGTGCCGACGGAAGTCACGCGCGGCGGCGATACGGTTGGACTGCGCATGCCGGATCATCCGTTGGCGCTGGCGGTCATTCGGGCGGCGGGCGGGGCGCTCGCCGTCACGAGCGCGAACCGCTCTGGCGGTCCCGAGGCCCGGACGGCAGAAGAAGTACGCGAACGCCTCGGTGATCGGGTGGCCTTTGTCGTGGACGGCGGTCGCTCTGGTGACGGGCCGGCGTCGACCGTTGTTGACGCGACCGCTGCAAAGTTCAAAGTGCTACGCCGAGGTGCGATCAGCGAACGCGATATTCTACGCGCGTTGCAGGCAGCGGGGATCGACGATGCATAG